The Vibrio ishigakensis genome has a window encoding:
- the thiD gene encoding bifunctional hydroxymethylpyrimidine kinase/phosphomethylpyrimidine kinase — MSQNQIANVLTIAGSDSGGGAGIQADIKAISATGSFACSVLTALTAQNTQGVTGIYPVSPEFIEQQLDAVFSDIDISAVKIGMLAETSVIESVVKKLKQYQPKFLVVDPVMVATSGDLLLQSSAIQTLKTELLPLADVITPNLPEAATLLGTQVPTTEAEMNAMIDGLRELGCKAVLLKGGHLESEADSTDLLITKDAVERFTVKRVDTQNTHGTGCTLSSAIASYLTQSESLTEAVAKGKDYISQAIAHADELNVGKGHGPVHHFYKLNK; from the coding sequence GTGTCTCAAAATCAAATCGCGAATGTACTGACTATTGCTGGCTCTGACAGCGGTGGTGGTGCAGGTATTCAAGCCGATATCAAAGCTATCTCAGCAACGGGCAGTTTTGCTTGCTCAGTGTTAACCGCACTGACCGCTCAGAATACTCAAGGCGTTACCGGTATCTATCCTGTTTCACCAGAATTTATCGAGCAGCAGCTTGATGCAGTGTTCTCCGATATCGACATTTCAGCGGTTAAAATTGGCATGCTGGCTGAAACCTCAGTCATTGAATCTGTGGTGAAAAAGCTTAAGCAATATCAGCCTAAGTTCCTTGTTGTCGACCCAGTAATGGTCGCGACCAGTGGCGACTTGCTTTTACAATCTTCGGCCATTCAAACCCTAAAAACCGAGCTTCTCCCTTTGGCTGATGTGATCACGCCAAACCTTCCAGAAGCTGCGACTCTGCTTGGCACACAAGTGCCAACTACGGAAGCAGAAATGAATGCCATGATTGATGGTCTGCGCGAGCTGGGCTGTAAGGCGGTTCTACTAAAAGGTGGTCATCTAGAATCTGAAGCTGACAGTACTGATCTGCTAATTACTAAAGACGCGGTCGAGCGCTTTACGGTTAAGCGTGTGGATACACAAAACACACATGGCACTGGCTGCACCTTATCTTCGGCAATTGCTTCTTACCTGACACAATCTGAATCTCTAACTGAGGCGGTAGCTAAAGGTAAAGACTACATCTCACAGGCTATTGCGCACGCCGATGAGCTCAACGTAGGTAAAGGTCACGGCCCTGTACATCACTTCTACAAGCTAAACAAATAA
- a CDS encoding cupin domain-containing protein, with protein sequence MINMDVSEKLVIHTASEDWQASPAKGVWRKPLEREAAETGLVTSIVKYEAGSRFSEHSHPLGEEIFVLEGVFSDEDGDYPAGTYIRNHPGSKHSPFSEQGCTLFVKLNQFDKKDQTTVRVDTLNTPWQPGIGGLEVMPLHGFEEENVALVKWPQGERFQPHSHFGGEEILVLSGEFQDEYGQYPQYSWLRSPHMSKHFPFVEQETIIYVKTGHLLRRA encoded by the coding sequence ATGATTAACATGGATGTCTCTGAAAAACTGGTTATTCACACCGCAAGCGAGGACTGGCAAGCCAGCCCAGCCAAAGGTGTGTGGCGAAAGCCTCTAGAGAGGGAAGCTGCCGAGACAGGTTTGGTGACGTCTATTGTGAAGTATGAAGCTGGCTCAAGGTTCTCGGAGCACAGCCATCCGCTTGGAGAAGAGATCTTCGTTCTTGAAGGGGTGTTTTCCGATGAAGATGGTGACTATCCAGCAGGCACTTATATTCGTAACCATCCTGGTAGCAAACACTCGCCGTTTAGTGAGCAGGGTTGCACCTTGTTCGTAAAACTCAATCAGTTTGATAAAAAGGACCAGACCACAGTTCGTGTGGACACGCTTAACACTCCTTGGCAACCGGGCATTGGTGGACTAGAGGTGATGCCGCTTCATGGCTTTGAAGAAGAAAACGTTGCCTTGGTCAAATGGCCACAAGGGGAGCGCTTTCAGCCTCATTCTCATTTTGGAGGTGAGGAAATACTGGTTCTTAGTGGTGAGTTTCAAGATGAATACGGGCAGTATCCACAATACTCTTGGCTACGTAGCCCTCACATGAGCAAACATTTCCCATTTGTGGAACAAGAGACCATTATCTACGTGAAAACTGGCCATTTATTGCGTCGCGCCTGA
- a CDS encoding 4Fe-4S binding protein has protein sequence MTHSEKDERYYRAVLEHKSVSRRGLFRGLFSGVNATTKQAKTQDQIRSVPRPPGSAEESIFARLCSEDCNQCEQVCPQQVISMVGGFPELSLDYNSCSECGECARACPTLAISAHSIGTGAIASISSNCLRRMSPSCEECVQVCSHDALSLLNKGVEVNSDSCSGCGQCREACPAMAIDMVMKG, from the coding sequence ATGACTCACAGCGAAAAAGATGAACGCTATTACCGCGCAGTGTTAGAACACAAGTCTGTCAGTCGGCGCGGACTGTTTCGCGGTTTGTTTTCTGGCGTAAACGCGACCACTAAGCAAGCTAAGACCCAGGATCAGATACGCTCTGTACCTAGGCCACCAGGCTCTGCTGAGGAGTCTATCTTTGCAAGGCTGTGCAGTGAGGATTGCAACCAGTGCGAGCAGGTTTGTCCTCAGCAGGTTATCTCTATGGTTGGTGGATTTCCGGAGCTATCACTGGATTACAATAGCTGCAGTGAGTGCGGTGAATGTGCTCGCGCTTGCCCGACATTGGCTATCTCCGCTCACTCTATCGGCACCGGAGCTATAGCTAGTATTTCGAGTAATTGTTTACGTCGAATGAGCCCAAGCTGCGAAGAGTGCGTACAGGTGTGTTCGCATGATGCTCTTTCTCTACTTAACAAAGGCGTTGAGGTAAACTCCGACTCCTGCAGTGGCTGTGGCCAGTGCCGTGAGGCTTGTCCTGCAATGGCCATCGATATGGTAATGAAAGGCTAA
- a CDS encoding molecular chaperone TorD family protein — protein MITMIPRVLGYLFYYSPTKDGYSEALNLLPNLPQALDEDNQGAASALVSQINVNENRDELEQRYNQLFVGLGELTAPPWGSVYLDSEGIVMGESTVDFRQFLAINGIELTTEMNEPEDQFGLMLMTFAQLMELESYEAAAELLQVHLLPWAPRYLELLIAENDSFYSQLAQLADIYLNELKEAFEIVPVARPLFR, from the coding sequence ATGATTACTATGATTCCTAGAGTACTAGGTTACCTGTTTTACTATTCGCCAACTAAAGATGGTTATAGCGAAGCGCTAAATCTGTTACCAAACCTGCCTCAGGCTCTCGATGAAGATAACCAAGGCGCGGCATCGGCTCTGGTAAGTCAGATAAACGTGAATGAAAATAGAGACGAGCTTGAACAGCGTTACAATCAGTTGTTTGTTGGTTTGGGTGAACTGACTGCGCCGCCTTGGGGCTCTGTGTATTTGGACTCTGAGGGTATAGTCATGGGCGAGTCGACCGTAGACTTTCGGCAGTTTCTCGCCATCAATGGTATTGAACTGACCACGGAGATGAATGAACCTGAAGATCAATTCGGTTTGATGCTGATGACCTTTGCACAGCTTATGGAGTTAGAATCTTATGAGGCCGCCGCCGAGTTACTTCAAGTGCACCTGCTTCCTTGGGCTCCTAGGTATCTGGAGCTTTTGATTGCTGAAAACGATTCTTTCTATAGTCAGCTTGCACAGCTAGCGGATATCTATCTGAATGAATTGAAAGAGGCGTTTGAGATTGTGCCAGTCGCACGACCACTGTTTCGATAG
- a CDS encoding dimethyl sulfoxide reductase anchor subunit family protein, with translation MHELPLVFFTVFGQTSVGLFALALIAKELGKIDANTLKKANLVAAILIFVGSAIGGLHMGQPLRALNLIYGLGRSPMSNEIILSGLFMGLAGATVVLTHLGREALARVANVATVLAGLAFAWSIPQVYQLETVAPWNTVHTSLQMWMTVVVAGSALAVAFGSGRIALFTLIVGALVSVAAKPDYVGFVVEQAPALASGQYMLWAFQVLAIVIALVAGIFCVTKQDAPKALMAGAAVLVIAGELVGRVAFYNLWQIPM, from the coding sequence ATGCATGAATTACCACTGGTATTCTTTACCGTATTTGGTCAAACCTCTGTTGGTCTGTTTGCACTGGCTTTGATTGCTAAAGAGCTTGGCAAGATTGATGCAAATACGCTGAAAAAGGCCAACTTAGTTGCGGCTATTCTGATCTTTGTAGGCTCGGCGATTGGTGGTCTGCATATGGGACAACCTCTAAGAGCGCTTAACCTAATCTACGGCTTGGGCCGCTCACCTATGAGTAATGAGATTATTCTAAGTGGTCTGTTTATGGGTCTAGCGGGTGCAACGGTTGTGCTTACCCATCTTGGACGTGAAGCACTGGCTCGTGTTGCAAACGTGGCGACAGTATTGGCTGGCTTGGCATTCGCTTGGTCCATCCCTCAGGTATACCAGCTTGAAACCGTAGCGCCTTGGAATACAGTACACACCTCGCTACAAATGTGGATGACGGTTGTGGTCGCAGGTAGTGCGTTAGCAGTAGCCTTTGGCTCTGGACGAATTGCACTCTTTACCCTAATTGTGGGCGCTTTGGTGTCTGTAGCGGCTAAGCCCGATTACGTTGGATTTGTGGTAGAGCAAGCACCAGCATTGGCATCAGGCCAATATATGCTGTGGGCATTCCAAGTTCTGGCTATCGTGATTGCTTTGGTCGCAGGCATCTTCTGCGTGACTAAGCAGGATGCACCAAAGGCATTGATGGCCGGTGCGGCGGTATTAGTTATTGCTGGTGAGCTTGTTGGTCGCGTGGCATTCTACAATCTGTGGCAAATCCCTATGTAA
- a CDS encoding DMSO/selenate family reductase complex B subunit, which yields MKQYGFFVDSAKCTGCKTCQVSCKDEKDTNLGPKFRRVYEYGGGIWKQDGDTWTQDVFNYYLSIACNHCSDPTCVKGCPTGAMHKRKEDGLVVVDQSTCVGCRYCEMRCPYGAPQFDEEKKVMSKCDGCYERVAQGMKPVCVGSCPQRALDFDEIHILREKYGTQSAVAPLADPSYTNPNLVVRPHSDWRPTGDETGSVLNPMEV from the coding sequence ATGAAACAATACGGTTTTTTCGTAGACTCCGCCAAGTGCACAGGTTGTAAAACCTGCCAAGTGAGTTGTAAAGATGAAAAAGATACCAATCTGGGTCCTAAGTTCCGTCGAGTGTATGAGTACGGTGGCGGTATCTGGAAGCAAGATGGCGATACTTGGACACAAGACGTGTTCAACTACTACCTATCTATCGCATGTAACCACTGTAGCGATCCAACCTGTGTGAAGGGCTGTCCAACGGGCGCTATGCACAAGCGTAAAGAAGATGGTCTAGTGGTTGTTGACCAAAGCACCTGTGTAGGTTGTCGCTATTGTGAAATGCGTTGTCCTTATGGCGCGCCGCAATTTGACGAAGAAAAGAAAGTCATGTCGAAGTGTGACGGTTGCTATGAACGCGTAGCCCAAGGCATGAAGCCAGTGTGTGTTGGTTCTTGTCCGCAGCGTGCATTGGACTTTGATGAGATCCATATCTTGCGCGAGAAATACGGCACTCAGTCAGCTGTAGCGCCTTTGGCGGATCCAAGCTACACCAATCCAAACCTAGTCGTTCGTCCGCACTCAGACTGGCGTCCAACAGGCGATGAGACTGGTAGCGTTCTAAACCCAATGGAGGTATAA
- a CDS encoding DMSO/selenate family reductase complex A subunit: MSIVDKVKAYSVSRRNFVKGSAAITGAAAASALTIPVQASPKAQVTNSDETISFSACLVNCGSRCPFKVHVKDGVAVKISPEDGVDEAIFGQHQIRPCLRGRAARFRTYNPDRLKYPMKRVGKRGEGKFKRISWDEATTIVAKELRRIIDTYGNEAIYYQYGSGTTGANLQGRNTCRRLLNLAGGYLNAHNTYSEGQLNVIQPYVFGKAGNIYGTEQQTLFSEIKNSDLVVMFGQNLAETRMSGGGQIAEIYDAIEQSKPKVILIDPRRTDSVTAFDAEWLPIRPGTDAALIAAIGHTLIKEDLVDEEMINRYAVGWDENTLPESAPENSSYKSYILGLGEDSVEKTPEWASQLTGIPAVRIKQLAREIAGANAAWISQGWGVQRTQQGEQAARSILMLPVMTGQFGRPGTNVGTWGGSVPYPVSGLSIGNPIKASIPCFMWTDAITRGTEMTAQADFVKGTDRLPTNIKMLWNYASNVTNNQHSDLNKVHEIMQDESLVEFNLVWDNHMTASARYADLLLPDVATLESDDLINNSYQSGAYHYIVRLQKAIEPMWENRPTYDVLAEIADKMGIKDQFTEGRTYQEWIEHAYNETRKGNPSLPPFEQTDGMGIIDRRLADSSKHIALKDFRDNPEANPLGTPSGKIEIYSEALAQLAKERPVLEGDKICAIPEYVPSVEGFEVSRTGEFPLQMTGFHVKGHVHSTYTSVAQLQEAAPDMIWMNDLDAAKRGIKNGDLVEVFNARGRLRIAAKVTPRIIPGTVAMPEGGWAMTNKEGVDIGGCINRLTTIRPTALAKGNPQHTNLVEIKRV; encoded by the coding sequence ATGAGCATTGTCGATAAAGTAAAAGCCTATTCTGTTAGCCGTAGGAACTTCGTTAAGGGTTCTGCTGCTATCACTGGTGCTGCTGCAGCCAGCGCACTTACCATCCCCGTTCAAGCGAGTCCAAAAGCTCAAGTTACCAATAGCGATGAAACCATCAGTTTTAGCGCATGTCTTGTGAACTGCGGCAGTCGCTGTCCGTTCAAGGTACATGTGAAGGATGGGGTAGCAGTTAAAATCTCACCTGAAGATGGTGTGGATGAAGCTATCTTCGGTCAGCATCAGATCCGTCCGTGTCTTCGCGGTCGTGCTGCACGTTTTCGTACCTACAACCCTGATCGCTTGAAATACCCAATGAAACGCGTGGGTAAGCGTGGCGAGGGTAAGTTCAAGCGGATCAGCTGGGATGAAGCAACCACCATAGTGGCTAAAGAGCTTCGTCGCATTATAGATACCTATGGTAACGAAGCGATCTATTATCAATATGGTTCTGGTACAACGGGTGCAAACCTGCAAGGCCGCAATACTTGTCGCCGCTTGCTAAACCTAGCAGGTGGTTATCTCAATGCTCACAACACCTATTCTGAAGGCCAACTGAACGTTATCCAACCTTACGTATTTGGTAAAGCGGGTAACATCTATGGTACTGAGCAGCAGACGCTATTCTCTGAGATCAAAAACTCTGATCTGGTTGTGATGTTCGGTCAAAACTTGGCTGAGACTCGCATGTCTGGCGGTGGTCAGATTGCTGAAATCTATGATGCGATTGAGCAGAGCAAGCCAAAGGTTATCTTGATTGACCCGCGCCGTACTGACAGCGTGACCGCGTTCGATGCGGAATGGCTACCAATCCGTCCAGGCACTGACGCAGCTCTTATTGCAGCTATCGGCCATACCTTGATCAAAGAAGATTTGGTCGATGAAGAGATGATCAACCGCTATGCGGTGGGTTGGGATGAAAATACGCTGCCTGAAAGCGCACCAGAAAACAGCTCTTACAAGTCTTACATCCTAGGTTTGGGTGAAGATAGCGTTGAGAAAACCCCTGAGTGGGCAAGCCAGCTAACCGGCATTCCGGCGGTGCGTATTAAGCAATTGGCTCGTGAGATTGCAGGTGCAAACGCTGCGTGGATTTCACAAGGTTGGGGTGTACAGCGCACACAGCAGGGTGAGCAAGCTGCGCGCTCTATTCTTATGCTTCCAGTGATGACGGGTCAGTTTGGCCGTCCTGGTACTAACGTGGGAACCTGGGGTGGTAGCGTACCTTACCCAGTATCGGGCCTGTCTATCGGTAACCCTATTAAGGCGTCAATTCCATGCTTTATGTGGACCGATGCCATTACTCGTGGCACAGAGATGACTGCACAAGCAGACTTCGTTAAGGGTACAGATCGTCTACCTACGAATATCAAGATGCTGTGGAACTACGCCAGTAACGTGACCAACAACCAGCACTCAGACCTGAATAAGGTGCATGAGATCATGCAAGATGAGTCTCTGGTTGAGTTCAACCTGGTATGGGATAACCACATGACGGCATCAGCGCGTTATGCGGATCTACTGCTTCCTGACGTAGCAACCCTAGAGTCTGATGATCTTATCAACAACTCCTATCAGTCTGGCGCTTATCACTACATCGTTCGCCTGCAAAAAGCGATTGAGCCTATGTGGGAAAACCGCCCAACGTATGATGTGTTAGCTGAGATTGCTGACAAGATGGGTATCAAAGACCAGTTTACAGAGGGTCGCACCTACCAAGAGTGGATTGAGCACGCTTACAACGAAACTCGTAAAGGCAATCCATCACTACCACCGTTTGAACAAACGGACGGTATGGGCATCATCGACCGTCGTTTGGCCGATAGCAGTAAACACATTGCACTGAAAGACTTCCGTGATAACCCAGAAGCGAACCCTCTAGGCACCCCGTCAGGCAAGATTGAGATCTACTCTGAGGCACTGGCGCAGCTGGCGAAAGAGCGCCCAGTTCTGGAAGGTGACAAGATCTGCGCTATCCCTGAATACGTGCCAAGCGTTGAAGGCTTTGAGGTTTCTCGCACCGGTGAGTTCCCGCTACAGATGACGGGCTTCCACGTTAAAGGCCACGTTCACTCAACCTATACCTCGGTGGCACAGCTTCAAGAAGCGGCGCCGGATATGATTTGGATGAACGACTTAGATGCGGCTAAACGTGGCATCAAGAATGGCGATTTAGTAGAAGTGTTCAATGCTCGTGGCCGCCTGCGTATTGCCGCTAAGGTTACCCCTCGAATCATCCCGGGTACCGTGGCAATGCCAGAAGGTGGTTGGGCGATGACCAACAAAGAGGGTGTGGATATCGGTGGTTGTATCAACCGCTTGACCACTATCCGTCCAACAGCTCTGGCTAAGGGTAACCCGCAACACACCAACTTGGTTGAAATCAAGCGAGTCTAA
- a CDS encoding nitroreductase family protein yields MTQHHSLTELVNTRRSVRKYDQEHDFDSTAVDKALELTLLSPNSSNMQLWEFHRVVTPEIRAELSEICMGQNAAKTANELVVFVTTPDKWQERAQMNAAQVRKNFEGRPMDSIAKRATKYYEKLIPFVYSNDGLGIKGLARKAMMTFMGMKKPTYREVMKEDLRVCLHKSTSLAAMTFMLAIRDQGYDTCPMEGFDSVRAKKLLGLNKNDEITMIVSVGKRTEEGIYGVRHRVPSESVIFTH; encoded by the coding sequence ATGACTCAGCACCACTCCCTTACCGAACTGGTAAACACCCGCCGCTCTGTACGCAAATACGACCAAGAACATGACTTTGATTCCACGGCTGTTGATAAGGCTTTGGAGCTCACTCTGCTCAGTCCTAACAGCAGTAACATGCAGCTTTGGGAATTCCATCGTGTGGTTACTCCCGAGATCCGAGCAGAGCTTTCTGAGATTTGTATGGGGCAAAATGCGGCCAAAACGGCAAACGAGTTGGTGGTATTCGTTACCACTCCAGATAAGTGGCAAGAGCGCGCTCAGATGAATGCAGCGCAAGTTCGCAAGAATTTTGAGGGTCGCCCTATGGACTCAATTGCCAAGCGTGCGACCAAGTACTACGAAAAGCTCATTCCATTTGTGTACAGTAATGATGGTCTTGGCATTAAAGGGCTAGCTCGAAAAGCAATGATGACCTTCATGGGCATGAAGAAGCCAACCTATCGTGAAGTGATGAAAGAAGACCTTCGAGTTTGCCTTCATAAAAGCACCTCTCTGGCAGCTATGACTTTTATGCTAGCTATTCGCGATCAAGGTTACGACACCTGCCCAATGGAAGGCTTTGATTCAGTTCGAGCAAAGAAGCTTTTAGGCCTGAACAAAAATGACGAAATCACTATGATTGTTAGTGTGGGTAAGCGCACCGAAGAAGGTATCTATGGTGTCAGACATAGAGTGCCAAGCGAGTCAGTGATCTTTACTCACTAA
- a CDS encoding phospholipase D family protein gives MTKSFKRWFKAFFALCVSLIIVGCASAPEPPEKEYSEHLSFQADSNLARYFEQNQYDTSIETGFYPLDKGHDALLARISLIEAAEHSLDLQYYIYRNDETSKLMTWRLFEAAERGVRVRILLDDMQKRNDQGLALLNSHPNIHIRLFNPNNYRTARNLGFLKEFGRLNSRMHNKSITADNVSSIVGGRNIGNEYFSYDTSVEFGDFDLLLYGNTVEQVADQFDQYWNSDFAIPVEWIFETDEVITAEDVKQTVLTERLEEQFTTGAYDITKLDLHRKLVNNELPLYWGEGKLLYDLPDKVGTQNSQLIDDLMLILEDVEDNIVIISPYFVPTELGTQHLVEAVQSGKQVTIITNSLASNDVFAVHGWYAKYREDLIEGGVDLWEIKSTAKFKSKWSMTGSGRSSLHAKVMFFDDRYLFVGSMNWDPRSALHNTEMAVIIDQADFVLENEIELFNELDTYAYQLKIRDGDLVWVDNMTQEVFESEPDASIWLRMGAWMAGILPIEEQL, from the coding sequence ATGACGAAGTCTTTCAAACGCTGGTTTAAAGCTTTTTTCGCACTTTGCGTCAGCTTAATTATCGTCGGGTGCGCCTCTGCACCCGAACCACCAGAGAAGGAGTATTCGGAGCATCTTTCATTTCAAGCTGATTCAAATCTCGCTAGGTATTTTGAGCAGAATCAGTACGATACCTCTATCGAGACTGGCTTTTATCCACTAGATAAAGGCCATGATGCCCTACTCGCTCGCATCTCATTAATTGAAGCAGCCGAGCACAGCCTCGATCTTCAGTATTACATCTATCGCAACGACGAAACCAGTAAGTTGATGACGTGGCGCTTATTTGAGGCCGCTGAGCGTGGAGTCAGGGTTCGTATCTTGCTTGACGATATGCAAAAACGAAATGACCAAGGACTGGCACTTCTCAATTCACACCCCAACATCCATATCAGGCTGTTTAATCCAAACAACTACAGGACCGCGAGAAACCTCGGTTTTCTGAAGGAGTTTGGACGGCTCAACAGTCGTATGCACAACAAATCCATTACCGCCGACAACGTCTCCTCTATCGTGGGCGGGCGTAATATCGGCAACGAGTATTTCTCCTACGACACTTCAGTTGAGTTCGGTGATTTCGATTTATTGCTATATGGGAACACCGTTGAACAGGTTGCTGATCAGTTCGACCAATACTGGAACAGTGACTTTGCTATTCCGGTTGAGTGGATTTTTGAAACCGATGAGGTAATAACCGCTGAAGATGTAAAGCAGACCGTACTCACTGAGCGTCTAGAAGAGCAGTTCACCACAGGTGCCTATGACATCACCAAACTGGATCTGCACCGCAAGCTGGTTAACAACGAGTTGCCTCTCTATTGGGGAGAAGGAAAACTTCTGTATGATCTGCCCGACAAAGTCGGAACCCAAAATAGTCAGCTTATTGATGACCTCATGCTAATACTCGAAGATGTCGAGGACAACATCGTTATCATCTCACCCTACTTCGTTCCTACAGAGTTAGGTACACAACACTTGGTTGAAGCGGTGCAATCGGGCAAGCAAGTGACAATTATCACCAACTCCTTGGCTTCCAATGACGTGTTTGCGGTTCACGGTTGGTATGCAAAGTATCGAGAGGATTTGATAGAAGGTGGCGTTGATCTTTGGGAGATAAAATCCACCGCTAAGTTTAAAAGCAAATGGTCAATGACAGGCAGCGGCCGTTCCAGTTTACATGCCAAGGTGATGTTCTTCGATGACCGCTATCTATTTGTCGGCTCGATGAACTGGGACCCTCGTTCGGCACTGCACAACACTGAGATGGCCGTGATCATAGACCAAGCGGATTTTGTGTTGGAAAACGAAATTGAACTTTTTAATGAGCTAGACACATACGCCTATCAACTCAAGATCCGAGATGGTGATTTGGTCTGGGTAGACAACATGACCCAAGAGGTATTTGAAAGTGAGCCTGATGCAAGCATTTGGCTAAGAATGGGAGCTTGGATGGCCGGTATTCTGCCCATTGAAGAGCAGTTATGA
- a CDS encoding OmpP1/FadL family transporter, with the protein MHQVTHKFKPNKLVKAFGILATSLAATSASASGIFLQEAVTANAGVAGAGDGVYTESAAAMWTNPATMSYMGESLTTINVMGFDLKMKYKNDGIRNDGEAQSYLPSVSIFHAHQISENMHLGLALGAAGGSSLSYGDEWAGAPWLDSITLNVIVLNPSLSYKLNDQWSVGGGVQFSWAAFEQSSSLFATDQDSDWAYGYNLGVMYRPTDKLDFGLSYRSKSEHSFDADLQRVNRSVGTDVIVPEIVDMSMRYGFNEDLNLLASVQFHRWSQWDETVLNLSGTDRNGVSIQRDWDDVWKLALGADYRLNSDWRLKAGFSYETSPQDDPTKQWVDLPVGEQYRYSVGASTNWDDVVIDFFYEYADLGEVESEKRALNGNLVGVNGTFEGRIHFVGVNFNF; encoded by the coding sequence ATGCATCAGGTTACTCATAAATTCAAACCGAACAAGCTTGTAAAAGCATTCGGTATTCTTGCGACTTCATTGGCGGCAACCAGCGCCAGTGCAAGTGGTATCTTCCTCCAAGAAGCAGTCACTGCAAATGCAGGTGTTGCAGGCGCTGGTGATGGTGTATACACCGAATCGGCCGCTGCTATGTGGACCAACCCTGCAACCATGTCTTATATGGGTGAGTCACTCACCACCATCAATGTGATGGGCTTTGATCTTAAGATGAAGTATAAGAACGACGGTATTCGTAATGATGGAGAAGCACAATCTTATCTTCCTTCTGTCTCCATCTTCCACGCTCACCAAATATCAGAAAACATGCATCTTGGCTTAGCGCTGGGCGCTGCTGGTGGCTCGAGCCTCTCTTATGGTGACGAATGGGCTGGAGCGCCGTGGCTTGATTCAATCACCTTGAATGTGATCGTTTTGAATCCATCTCTGTCTTACAAACTGAATGACCAGTGGTCTGTAGGTGGCGGGGTTCAATTCAGCTGGGCGGCTTTCGAGCAATCGAGCAGTTTATTCGCAACTGATCAGGACAGTGATTGGGCTTATGGTTACAACCTAGGTGTAATGTATCGTCCAACTGACAAGCTAGATTTTGGTTTGAGCTACCGCTCTAAATCTGAGCATAGTTTTGATGCGGATCTGCAGCGGGTTAACCGCTCTGTTGGTACCGATGTGATCGTACCCGAAATCGTCGACATGAGTATGCGTTATGGCTTCAACGAAGACTTGAACCTCCTTGCTAGCGTTCAATTCCACCGTTGGAGTCAGTGGGATGAAACCGTACTTAACCTAAGTGGTACGGACCGCAATGGCGTGAGTATTCAGCGCGATTGGGATGATGTATGGAAGCTTGCACTGGGTGCTGATTATCGCCTAAACAGCGACTGGCGACTAAAAGCCGGTTTCTCTTACGAGACTTCTCCACAAGACGACCCTACTAAGCAATGGGTAGATCTGCCAGTTGGCGAGCAGTACCGCTATTCTGTAGGCGCATCAACAAACTGGGATGATGTTGTGATCGACTTCTTCTATGAGTATGCAGACCTTGGCGAAGTGGAATCTGAGAAACGTGCATTGAACGGTAATCTTGTTGGCGTTAACGGCACATTTGAAGGTCGCATCCACTTTGTGGGCGTGAACTTTAATTTCTAA